One genomic region from Pseudoduganella dura encodes:
- a CDS encoding flagellin N-terminal helical domain-containing protein has protein sequence MASVINTNIASLNSQRNLSGSQGALSTSLQRLSSGLRINSAKDDAAGLAISDRMNSQIRGMTQATRNANDGVSMAQTAEGALSSSGDILQRIRELAVQSSNASNSASDRQALQTEVTQLGSELSRIAQTTSFNGQQLLDGSMGTANFQVGADANQLISATGANFNTNTYGNNNVKADAAVIKTDGTTNIAAGTTMQVAGVRGSGAAIDVEATDTAKSLASKVNAQTSSTGVTASAKTEVSMGLAAESYSFELKGDNGDKGVAINFTVGGTASTAADFAAGINAINAQSAKTGVTAEYDSVNKGLKLTHASGADIQIENTNTADNTRLDVAQYTSTGTAGTAFDAKAIAAKATGNGQLSYDSEGAFKVTDGSGLGSAGTSSLKSVASLDISTFEGAQAAIKIADASLATVNTQRAAYGALQSRFSSAIANLSTTTENLSASKSRIVDTDFAAETASMTRGQILQQAGTAMLAQANTLPNGVMSLLR, from the coding sequence ATGGCATCGGTCATCAACACCAACATCGCTTCCCTGAATTCGCAACGTAACCTGTCGGGCTCGCAAGGCGCCCTGTCGACTTCCCTGCAACGCCTGTCGTCCGGCCTGCGCATCAACAGCGCGAAAGACGACGCCGCCGGCCTGGCGATTTCCGACCGCATGAATTCCCAGATCCGCGGCATGACGCAAGCGACCCGCAACGCCAACGACGGCGTGTCGATGGCGCAAACCGCCGAGGGCGCCCTGTCCTCCTCCGGCGACATCCTGCAGCGTATCCGCGAACTGGCCGTCCAGTCGTCGAACGCATCGAACTCGGCATCGGACCGCCAGGCACTCCAGACCGAGGTGACCCAGCTGGGCTCGGAACTGAGCCGTATCGCACAAACCACCTCGTTCAACGGCCAGCAGCTGCTGGATGGTTCGATGGGCACCGCCAACTTCCAGGTCGGCGCCGACGCCAACCAGCTGATCTCCGCCACCGGCGCGAACTTCAACACGAACACGTACGGCAACAACAACGTGAAAGCCGATGCGGCCGTCATCAAGACCGATGGCACCACCAACATCGCCGCCGGCACCACGATGCAGGTTGCCGGCGTGCGCGGCAGCGGCGCGGCGATCGATGTCGAAGCAACCGATACAGCCAAGTCGCTGGCCTCGAAGGTCAACGCGCAGACCTCGTCGACCGGCGTGACCGCATCGGCCAAGACCGAGGTTTCCATGGGGCTGGCGGCCGAGTCCTACTCGTTCGAGCTGAAGGGCGACAACGGCGACAAGGGCGTGGCGATCAACTTCACCGTGGGCGGCACCGCTTCCACCGCCGCCGACTTCGCCGCCGGCATCAACGCGATCAACGCCCAATCGGCCAAGACCGGCGTGACGGCGGAATACGATTCCGTCAACAAGGGCCTGAAGCTGACCCATGCCAGCGGCGCGGATATCCAGATCGAAAACACGAACACCGCCGACAACACCAGGCTCGACGTGGCGCAGTACACCTCGACCGGTACCGCCGGCACGGCGTTCGATGCGAAAGCAATCGCCGCCAAGGCCACCGGCAACGGCCAGCTCAGCTACGACTCGGAAGGCGCATTCAAGGTCACCGACGGTTCCGGCCTGGGCAGTGCAGGCACCTCGAGCCTGAAATCGGTCGCCAGCCTGGACATCTCGACGTTCGAAGGCGCACAGGCAGCCATCAAGATCGCCGATGCCTCGCTGGCCACGGTGAACACCCAGCGTGCCGCCTACGGCGCACTGCAGTCGCGCTTCTCGTCGGCGATCGCCAACCTGTCGACCACGACGGAAAACCTGTCCGCGTCGAAGAGCCGTATCGTCGACACCGACTTCGCGGCGGAAACCGCCAGCATGACCCGCGGCCAGATCCTGCAGCAGGCCGGCACCGCGATGCTGGCCCAGGCCAACACGCTGCCGAATGGCGTGATGAGCCTGCTGCGTTAA
- a CDS encoding flagellin N-terminal helical domain-containing protein produces the protein MASVINTNIASLNSQRNLSGSQSALSTSLQRLSSGLRINSAKDDAAGLAISDRMNSQIRGMTQATRNANDGVSMAQTAEGALSSSGDILQRIRELAVQSSNASNSASDRQALQTEVTQLGSELSRIAQTTSFNGQQLLDGSMGTANFQVGADANQLISATGANFNTNTYGNNNVKADAAVIKTDGTTNIAAGTTMQVAGVRGSGAAIDVEATDTAKSLASKVNAQTSSTGVTASAKTEVSMGLAAESYSFELKGDNGDKGVAINFTVGGTASTAADFAAGINAINAQSAKTGVTAEYDSVNKGLKLTHASGADIQIENTNTADNTRLDVAQYTSTGAAGTAFDAKAIAAKATGNGQLSYDSEGAFKVTDGSGLGSAGTSSLKSVASLDISTFEGAQAAIKIADASLATVNTQRAAYGALQSRFSSAIANLSTTTENLSASKSRIVDTDFAAETASMTRGQILQQAGTAMLAQANTLPNGVMSLLR, from the coding sequence ATGGCATCGGTCATCAACACCAACATCGCTTCCCTGAATTCGCAACGTAACCTGTCGGGCTCGCAAAGCGCCCTGTCGACCTCCCTGCAGCGCCTGTCGTCCGGCCTGCGCATCAACAGCGCGAAAGACGACGCCGCCGGCCTGGCGATTTCCGACCGCATGAATTCCCAGATCCGCGGCATGACGCAGGCAACCCGCAACGCCAACGACGGCGTGTCGATGGCGCAGACCGCCGAGGGTGCCCTGTCCTCCTCCGGCGACATCCTGCAGCGTATCCGCGAACTGGCCGTCCAGTCGTCGAACGCATCGAACTCGGCATCGGACCGCCAGGCACTGCAGACCGAGGTGACCCAGCTGGGCTCGGAACTGAGCCGTATTGCACAGACCACCTCGTTCAACGGCCAGCAGCTGCTGGATGGTTCGATGGGCACCGCCAACTTTCAGGTCGGCGCCGATGCCAACCAGCTGATCTCCGCCACCGGCGCGAACTTCAACACGAATACGTACGGCAACAACAACGTGAAAGCCGATGCGGCCGTCATCAAGACCGATGGCACCACCAACATCGCCGCCGGCACCACGATGCAGGTTGCCGGCGTGCGCGGCAGCGGCGCGGCGATCGATGTCGAAGCGACCGATACCGCCAAGTCGCTGGCCTCGAAGGTCAACGCGCAGACCTCGTCGACCGGCGTGACCGCATCGGCCAAGACCGAGGTTTCCATGGGGCTGGCGGCCGAGTCGTACTCGTTCGAGCTCAAAGGCGACAACGGCGACAAGGGCGTGGCGATCAACTTCACCGTGGGCGGCACCGCTTCCACCGCCGCCGACTTCGCCGCCGGCATCAACGCGATCAACGCCCAATCGGCCAAGACCGGCGTGACGGCGGAATACGATTCCGTCAACAAGGGCCTGAAGCTGACCCATGCCAGCGGCGCGGATATCCAGATCGAAAACACGAACACCGCCGACAACACCAGGCTCGACGTGGCGCAGTACACCTCGACCGGTGCCGCCGGCACGGCGTTCGATGCGAAAGCAATCGCCGCCAAGGCCACCGGCAACGGCCAGCTCAGCTACGACTCGGAAGGCGCATTCAAGGTCACCGACGGTTCCGGCCTGGGCAGTGCAGGCACCTCGAGCCTGAAATCGGTCGCCAGCCTGGACATCTCGACGTTCGAAGGCGCACAGGCAGCCATCAAGATCGCCGATGCCTCACTGGCCACGGTGAACACCCAGCGTGCCGCCTACGGCGCACTGCAGTCGCGCTTCTCGTCGGCGATCGCCAACCTGTCGACCACGACGGAAAACCTTTCCGCGTCGAAGAGCCGCATCGTCGACACCGACTTCGCGGCGGAAACCGCGAGCATGACCCGCGGCCAGATCCTGCAACAGGCCGGCACCGCGATGCTGGCCCAGGCCAACACGCTGCCGAACGGCGTGATGAGCCTGCTGCGTTAA
- a CDS encoding GGDEF domain-containing protein has protein sequence MSSKPPSPADQNPAEIAREAFRRLAVRRISPTPDAYRDIYNEIAGIPAPAPVVAIPADPGPENVLSRFASRIAEQPGELADFGRRFNRAVKTRDWDAYATALSQLAERPVKKGGIELAPMAEGEQTRLLRDLLSRTLTLAVASLLAGAPAMAEEAASLGAATKEAHTEADLSEIAVRLKQLCYQIELKHGDTAEQQELLLRLFRLLLENVSELLDDDSWLRGQVDAVQALIAGPLDARALEAATRTLKDVIYKQSQLKHSMADVKATVKNMVMTFIDRLGQVAATTGDFQEKIGAYSEKISHANDITELNQILDDVLHDTRVVQAEALQARDNMMTARQEVQEAEERIKSLETQLQHMSELVREDQLTGSLNRRGLDDVFERETARADRRGTPLCIAVLDLDDFKKLNDTYGHIAGDSALKHLVKIVKETLRSMDVIARFGGEEFLILLPETAVDAAVATMTRLQRELTRHFFMHENEKVLITFSAGVALRRQGEDQTALVSRADRAMYVAKKSGKNRVIVAE, from the coding sequence ATGTCGAGCAAACCCCCAAGCCCTGCTGATCAGAATCCGGCCGAGATTGCACGCGAGGCATTTCGCCGCCTGGCGGTGCGCCGCATCTCGCCAACGCCGGATGCCTATCGCGACATTTACAATGAAATCGCCGGCATTCCGGCGCCGGCGCCCGTGGTGGCGATTCCCGCCGATCCGGGCCCCGAGAACGTGTTGAGCCGCTTCGCCTCGCGGATCGCCGAACAGCCCGGCGAGCTGGCCGATTTCGGCCGCCGTTTCAACCGTGCCGTAAAGACGCGCGACTGGGATGCCTATGCCACGGCGCTGTCGCAACTGGCCGAGCGGCCGGTGAAGAAGGGTGGCATCGAACTGGCGCCGATGGCCGAGGGCGAGCAGACCCGGCTGCTGCGCGACCTGCTCAGCCGTACGCTGACGCTGGCGGTGGCGTCGCTGCTGGCGGGCGCGCCGGCCATGGCGGAGGAAGCGGCATCGCTGGGCGCGGCGACGAAGGAAGCGCATACGGAGGCCGACCTTTCCGAGATCGCCGTGCGGCTGAAACAGCTGTGCTACCAGATCGAACTGAAGCACGGCGACACGGCCGAGCAGCAGGAGCTGCTGCTGCGGCTGTTCCGCCTGCTGCTGGAAAATGTCAGCGAACTGCTGGACGACGATTCATGGCTGCGCGGCCAGGTCGACGCCGTGCAGGCGCTGATCGCGGGCCCGCTCGACGCACGTGCGCTGGAAGCGGCCACCCGCACGCTGAAGGACGTGATCTACAAGCAGAGCCAGCTCAAGCACAGCATGGCGGATGTGAAGGCCACCGTGAAGAACATGGTGATGACCTTCATCGACCGCCTCGGCCAGGTGGCCGCCACCACCGGCGACTTCCAGGAAAAGATCGGCGCCTATTCCGAGAAGATCAGCCATGCCAACGACATCACCGAGTTGAACCAGATCCTCGACGACGTGCTGCACGATACCCGCGTGGTGCAGGCCGAAGCGCTGCAGGCGCGCGACAACATGATGACCGCGCGGCAGGAAGTGCAGGAAGCGGAAGAGCGCATCAAGTCACTGGAAACGCAGCTGCAGCACATGAGCGAGCTGGTGCGGGAAGACCAGCTGACAGGCAGCCTGAACCGCCGCGGCCTGGACGACGTGTTCGAGCGCGAAACGGCCCGTGCCGATCGGCGCGGCACGCCGCTGTGCATCGCCGTGCTGGACCTGGACGATTTCAAGAAACTCAACGATACGTACGGCCACATCGCCGGCGACAGCGCGCTGAAGCACCTGGTCAAGATCGTCAAGGAAACGCTGCGTTCGATGGACGTGATCGCCCGCTTCGGCGGCGAGGAATTCCTGATCCTGCTGCCCGAGACCGCGGTGGACGCGGCCGTTGCCACGATGACCCGCCTGCAACGGGAACTTACCCGGCATTTCTTCATGCACGAGAATGAAAAGGTGCTGATCACGTTCTCGGCCGGCGTGGCGTTGCGCCGCCAGGGCGAAGACCAGACCGCGCTGGTATCGCGGGCCGACCGCGCCATGTACGTGGCGAAGAAGTCCGGCAAGAACCGGGTCATTGTCGCGGAGTAG